One region of Streptomyces davaonensis JCM 4913 genomic DNA includes:
- a CDS encoding helix-turn-helix domain-containing protein, which produces MNEEQANRIGERLRSARRQRGMSLRNLAGLAGVSVGYLSMVENGRRLLDRSSHITSFAEALQIAPSELTGKPFASVDPHTSAAHEAVPALRMTLMGLAMAAPPDRRPPQVPAVVLTERVAKANRLYHGAEYGILAAGLPTLLADLHAAAEAADGAARRELLKLLADAYHPACTMLLKNLGYTDLAFIAVTRAAEAIAELDDPVYSALSGFFHTHVLMAAGSPTQALAQATAAANTLEAHLTSPDAHALLGELHLISATSLTQDRQRPGNTRAEEVRGHLAEAAKLAGRTGETRAWHLNFGPTNVGIHKVSLNTDLGRHGAAVAAGDGVHPETLAEAPGRQAAFHADLGRSLAHLRGREAQAVAALLTAEEIAPQRIHANAPVRNTIEFLTDRQLPAHAARDLRGLAHRIGLPL; this is translated from the coding sequence ATGAACGAAGAGCAGGCGAATCGGATCGGCGAGCGTCTGCGGTCGGCCCGCCGCCAGCGCGGGATGAGCCTGCGCAACCTCGCGGGCCTGGCCGGGGTGTCGGTCGGCTACCTGTCGATGGTGGAGAACGGTCGGCGGTTGCTGGACCGCTCCAGCCACATCACCTCTTTCGCCGAGGCCCTGCAGATCGCCCCGTCTGAACTGACGGGGAAGCCCTTCGCCTCAGTGGACCCGCACACCAGCGCGGCTCACGAGGCGGTCCCCGCTCTGCGGATGACGCTGATGGGCCTGGCCATGGCCGCCCCGCCGGACCGCCGCCCGCCTCAGGTTCCGGCGGTGGTGCTGACTGAACGGGTGGCGAAGGCCAACCGGCTCTATCACGGGGCCGAATACGGCATACTCGCCGCAGGCCTTCCGACGCTGCTGGCAGACCTGCACGCCGCCGCCGAGGCCGCCGACGGCGCCGCTCGCCGCGAGCTGCTGAAGCTACTGGCGGACGCCTACCATCCGGCCTGCACCATGCTGCTGAAGAACCTCGGCTACACCGACTTGGCGTTCATCGCGGTGACCCGTGCCGCCGAGGCGATCGCAGAGTTGGACGATCCGGTCTACTCCGCCCTATCCGGCTTCTTCCACACCCATGTGCTGATGGCGGCCGGCAGTCCCACTCAAGCCCTGGCGCAGGCCACCGCCGCCGCCAATACCCTCGAAGCGCACCTGACGAGCCCTGATGCCCATGCGCTGCTCGGTGAACTCCACCTGATCTCCGCCACCTCGCTGACCCAGGACCGGCAGCGGCCCGGGAACACCCGCGCCGAGGAGGTCCGCGGCCATCTGGCGGAGGCCGCCAAGCTGGCTGGCCGAACTGGCGAGACGCGGGCATGGCACCTGAACTTCGGCCCCACCAACGTCGGCATCCACAAGGTGAGCCTGAACACCGACCTCGGTCGGCACGGAGCGGCTGTCGCCGCCGGGGACGGTGTCCATCCCGAGACGCTGGCGGAGGCTCCGGGACGGCAGGCCGCCTTCCACGCCGACCTGGGCCGGTCGCTGGCCCATCTGCGAGGCCGGGAGGCCCAGGCGGTCGCGGCCCTGCTGACCGCCGAGGAGATCGCACCGCAGCGCATCCACGCCA